The following nucleotide sequence is from Dunckerocampus dactyliophorus isolate RoL2022-P2 chromosome 7, RoL_Ddac_1.1, whole genome shotgun sequence.
AGTCAAGAAGGTTGATACAGCGTTGCGTAACGGAGTGTTGGCATTGAGGCAAATAAGGTTCAAGTTGTTCATCAAGTCAACAGTACAGGgttattcaaaaagaatgaGCCGATTTCATAACGCATTGCTTCAGTTCTTAAACATCGTCATGGAAtgagtcattgaccatttgaaagaggagttttcTAAAGTTTGGAATGGCTGCCACAGGGGAGCTGTAGTCGCGTTGTTCCTCCTGCAACGTTGGTCGGAAGGGGGCCCGAGACCTTGCTCTTTGTGCTTGGCGTGCATGATCCCAAGACCTCACCGTGTGTGATTTTTTATCTTGGGTCAAATAAAAGATCTCCTTTATGTTCCATCGTTACCCACCGAGCTCGATGAGCTTAAACATCGAATAACAACAATGATCGACTCAGTGGATTGTGATTTGCAGATACACGTCTGGAAGGAAGTCTCTCATCACACTGATGTTGTCCGTGCTGCAGGTGGCGGCTACATCGAACACTTgtaagacaggaaataacacttGATTGTGAGGAGAATACTTGTGACTTGGCTGGAGCTTTCTATTGCTTTTCCTTAATAAAATATTGCATCGTGAAATCGGTCCATTCTTTTCGAATACCCCTGTATTTTAGATCAGTTGAATTACAATAAACCCAGTATATCATACAGTAATGCAGGgccgtccaaactttttccactgaagaAAAAATGAGAGGGTTAGGGTAACAAATTGTTCTTGTTCAATAACGGTGAACATGTTTGACGTGTAGCTAACCTTCCGAGGCCTGCTACGCAGTGAACGGCCACACAGCATCCTGGATCTTCCTGAAACCTCCTCTTCAGCAGACTCAACCAATCGTCAACTAACTTacttgggggtggggctccaTCATCAAAGGGCCAATCCTAAATGACAAATAGGTCAGTAAACACGAATGCCGTGTGTTTGCATGCTTGTCTTTTCTACTTTATGACTAAGAAAATGCTAAGGATTAGACCAGTGTGGTGCAGGATGATTGACGGAAGGGTAAAACGATGTTTGATGGTGAATGTTTGAGAGATCTCTGTGTGTTTGTCCTCACCACCACGGTAATGCCATCTTTCTCCAGTGGCGTTTTGTCATATGTGATGTCACAGACTCGAACCACTGTCGTGGCGCCGTATCGCTTCAGATCCTAGAAAAAACAATGCAGTTCAGTTTTAATATCTCAAAAGGTGTTTTGCAGTAAGCGTGTACGACCATACTGTGTTTTATTACCTCTATGAAGGAGCTGAGTGTGCTGTCTGTTGGGTTATGCGTAATGAGGAATCTCATGTTCTTGTGGCACAGTTCCACAGGAGCTGGACGGTTCATGGCGACCGATGTAGCTTTTTTTCCCAGGAAGACTTCTGACCTTAACATGTTAGAAGTTCGATTTTCAgaattgaaaataaatatacagaAGTATTTCACTATCTAGATTAAAATACAATATTGTAATTAAAATCCCAACATCATATCGCACCATACCTACCGACCCTCCTGTTTTCTCTGGGAAACTcccatattttgcccttctttcccaaTGCCTCCTGTTGGAATAGTTGTCCcaattttaactttcatgacaaaaatatcCTCTCCGGTACTGCTGGAGCAGCACAGCTTGCGGTCAGCCCGGCAACACTCGGGAAACATCAGCATAACAGTAGCCggtaaagtcaggccttcaaaataaaagcacggcaattaaatttgcatttgaaaataaaggacattttccagAGAGTaagggaaaatgagggaaaataagatAAATTCTGGTCTTTTCACTAGCACACAGATTTATTTTCTTGTGATTGATTTTcgttttcccttattttccaaataagttctttattttcatgtgcaaatgttgacaggtatgtatTGCGCTCTAGATACCGTAAATGGCAACGATCAACTggtctatttttgttttaaatttcaCACTGTACGACAATACACAATGGCAATATGCAAGGAAAATCATTCAGCTTTGAGGCAACTCCATCCACTGTTGGTGTCAGGGAATCCAATGTGAAATCAAAGGCTTGTGCTGTTCTGATTTTTAATAAAGAATTTATCATAAGGAATAATAAAATTGCTATTCAAACTTGTtgaaaaactgaaaatatgtttttgttgtttcaatGCAAAATGCTGCACGTTTATAATCTTTGCATGTAAATATAATTTACATTGATGGTTGAATAGCTTTAATTCTGAACATTCAGAATGTTTAACAGAAGCAAGCATGACAAAGTTATCCTGTCAACTGAACGTTTCCACTTAGTTTCTCGTACTGTCTAGCAAGTGCACTGgttgtacagtattttac
It contains:
- the LOC129185531 gene encoding protein tyrosine phosphatase type IVA 3 isoform X2; amino-acid sequence: MNRPAPVELCHKNMRFLITHNPTDSTLSSFIEDLKRYGATTVVRVCDITYDKTPLEKDGITVVDWPFDDGAPPPSKLVDDWLSLLKRRFQEDPGCCVAVHCVAGLGRAPVLVALALIESGMKYEDAIQLIRQKRRGAINSKQLTYLEKYRSKQRLRFKDSQTHKNKCCTM
- the LOC129185531 gene encoding protein tyrosine phosphatase type IVA 3 isoform X1, translated to MLMFPECCRADRKLCCSSSTGEDIFVMKVKIGTTIPTGGIGKEGQNMGVSQRKQEGRSEVFLGKKATSVAMNRPAPVELCHKNMRFLITHNPTDSTLSSFIEDLKRYGATTVVRVCDITYDKTPLEKDGITVVDWPFDDGAPPPSKLVDDWLSLLKRRFQEDPGCCVAVHCVAGLGRAPVLVALALIESGMKYEDAIQLIRQKRRGAINSKQLTYLEKYRSKQRLRFKDSQTHKNKCCTM